The window ATAGAGGGCCCCATGTCCGTAATCTATGGCACCGATGCCCTGGGTGGGGTTATCAACCTGATTACCCAGGTACCCACCGCAGACTCTAGCCACACCGATGGCCGCCTGCGTGGCTACTACGAGAGTGTGGGCCAGTATAACCTGGATGGCGGGCTGACTACCCAGCAGGGCCCCTGGCAGCTAAGCGCCAGCGCGGGCCGAAACTTCTTTGCCGGATGGCGCCCCTCCGGCTGGGGAGACAACCGCAGCCACCAGTGGAAGCCCAAAGAACAATACTTCGGCAACCTGTCCGTAACCCGAAGATTCAAAGACCTGAACCTGAGCGCAAACACGCAGGTATTCGACGAAACCCTTTACAACCTTGGCAGAGTGGTAGTAACGCCCCAGTTTGCCCGAGCAACCGACGAACTTTTTTATACCCGACGCGCCAGTGGCGGTGTAGTACTGGATGGCTACGTGGCCGAGAATCGGCACCTGAATGTAGTGGCCAACTACAACTATTACCGCCGCCGTCGCGAAACCCTCATCAAAAACATGGTAACGCTGGACGAAAGCCCCAGCCCAGACCCCACCACACAAGACACTTCTCGCTTCGACCTCTACACCCTGCGTGCTGTATACAGCCAGCGCGTGCCCCAGGCAAGGCTGAACTATCAGTTTGGCATGGATGTAAACACGGAAGTAGGCACGGGTAAGCGCCTGCTGGATGAGCGCCAACAGATAGGGGACTATGCGGCCTTTGTGACGCTGCAATACAAAGCCAGTACCCGCCTACTGCTAAGCCCGGCCCTGCGCATGGCCTACAACACACGCTATGCTGCCAGCCCCATACCCAGCCTGAACCTGCGCTATAGCCTGAGCGACCGAACCACCCTGCGTGCTAGCTATGCAGCCGGCTTTAGAGCCCCTACGCTGAAGGAGCTTAATTTTTTCTTTGTAGATCAAAACCACAACATACGGGGAAACGAAAAGCTGGAGGCCGAGCGAAGCCACAACCTGAGCCTGCAGCTGGTGCACGACTGGCGGATACGCAAGGGCCTGCTGACCCTGGAGGCCTCCGGCTTCTACAACCAGGTGAAAAACTGGATAGAGCTGGCTCAGGTAGACCCTACTACCTCGCTCTACACCTATGTGAACGTGCGCGACTACTACACACACGGTGCCAACCTGGGGGTTACCCTACAGCGAGGCAACGCCTCGGTTCAGCTGGGGACCAATGTAACGGCCCGATACAACTTTGTGCAGGCTGCCAATACGCCCGACTACTACTATGCCCCAGGCGTGCAGCTCAATCCTTCCTATCATTTCCGCCAGATCGGCCTGCGGGTATCGGCATTCTACAAGTACAATGGCCGGGTACTCAGTGTGGTGCTGCTGGAGCAGAGCGGACG of the Bacteroidota bacterium genome contains:
- a CDS encoding TonB-dependent receptor yields the protein MVYRFVFHLPFLWLCASAQQLQFIVEEDGQNVPLVGAIVRYATLAGPQAGVEQIALTDSIGLVSFTGDYSVQFVLSAYGYLPVQDTLPPGELRTYLVQADPQVLGPIVVTPLYGEQYAHQAVQKIQVIQRDRIEAQGAVNLADLLSNQPNVQLQRDNILGTGLSLQGMPGQHVKILIDGVPVIGRLNGNVDLSQINLNTVQRVEIIEGPMSVIYGTDALGGVINLITQVPTADSSHTDGRLRGYYESVGQYNLDGGLTTQQGPWQLSASAGRNFFAGWRPSGWGDNRSHQWKPKEQYFGNLSVTRRFKDLNLSANTQVFDETLYNLGRVVVTPQFARATDELFYTRRASGGVVLDGYVAENRHLNVVANYNYYRRRRETLIKNMVTLDESPSPDPTTQDTSRFDLYTLRAVYSQRVPQARLNYQFGMDVNTEVGTGKRLLDERQQIGDYAAFVTLQYKASTRLLLSPALRMAYNTRYAASPIPSLNLRYSLSDRTTLRASYAAGFRAPTLKELNFFFVDQNHNIRGNEKLEAERSHNLSLQLVHDWRIRKGLLTLEASGFYNQVKNWIELAQVDPTTSLYTYVNVRDYYTHGANLGVTLQRGNASVQLGTNVTARYNFVQAANTPDYYYAPGVQLNPSYHFRQIGLRVSAFYKYNGRVLSVVLLEQSGREEIQQNFVDAYHTLDLTLTKSLWKNKLQIVSGVKNALDVTQVNANQTGGVHSSGSTAVPISYGRSLFLSAQISL